The window TCTAGAATGATCCCCAGAAGCAGGGCAGTGTACATAACCAAGAAAGATGGGAGAAGGTGCTGACTCTAATCTTTAGCTGACCGTGAGGGTTTGTGCAAGCAAAACGTGAAGGCTAGGCAAGAGTTGTAGACTGCTCACAACTCTTATTGAAAATGGCCTAACACACAGCACCTTCTCAAAGGATTGGAGACTTAACTGGTTCACGGCATTTAAGAACATTTTTCCAGTCATTAGTAAGAGACTTCAGTGTCTGCACATAACAAAGGATACAGGGACTATACAGTTAGTCCAGGAAAGTCACTTAAATGCACAGAGATTccctggggtggagggtgggacATACAGAGAATCTGATTTCCAGAGTTACTACattgtattatttaaaatgttcactTTTTTGCAAACAATTatgaaacacaaagaaacaaaatatggcCCAAACACACAAAAAGGCAATCAATAGGAACTGTCCCTGAGAAAGCCCAGATGTTGGACTTAGTGGACAAAGACCCTAATCACGTACTATAAACATGTTAAAAGAGCTGAACAACAGTCTGTGTATACAACTAAAAGAAACTTATGTGAACAGTTTCCCACCAAGTAGAGAATATCAATGAAgtgatagaaattatttttaaggaaccaaatggaaatctaaaaatagaaaatgacaataactaaaattttaaaataactgtttaGCCTAACAGCAGATATGAGCTGACAAAACACAGAATTAAGAATCTGAAGATAGGTCACTTGAGATCATATAGtcaggaatagaaagaaaagggaatgaagaaaaatgagcgGAGCCCCGGAGATTTGGTGGACCCCATGGAGCATAGCAGCATAAGCACAATGGgagtcccagaaggagaagagagaagtgtGTTGCGAGTGCATTTTAATAAGTAGGGGCTCCAAACTGTCTGAATTTGATGACAAACAGTAAACTGCACATCCCAAGAGCTCAACAGTAGGGGATGAGGTTTCTCTTTGTGGAAGTGAAAAGGTTCTGAAACTAAACATTGGTAATGATTACATAGCTCTGAGAATATGCTGAAAAACAAGTGAATCATAATCTTTAaaggggtgaattttatggtatgtgaattgtacctcaaaaaattatttaattaaaaacaaaaaaaggaggatGTTCTTTATATAGAGATGGAAATATCTCTAAAATACTATTAAGTAAAAGAAGAAGGGAACTTCCCGGTGTACATAGCATGGCAGTTTTgtaaggaaagagggaaagaaaagttaGTAGTTGTTTgatctgacattaaaaaaagacagaaggattCACAAGAAACTGACAAATATGGTCACCCAGACAGCTGGAGTGAGATGACATTTGTATTTACAGATATGTGGGTGAAAGCCAAACTTCTCATTAGTCTTTTTATATCAGTTTCTCATATTaactattattgtttttattttgtgtcttttttttgtggttgacagagtctctgtttgtccccttgggtagactaatgctgtgatgtcatagctcacagcagcctcaaacccctgggttcaagtgatcctcccctccCCATTAGGGAGTAGGTGAGactaaggcgcccaccacaacacctagctattttttagagacagagtcttgctcttgcgcaggctggtctcaaactcataagttcaagcaatccacccaccttggcctcccagagtgctaggaactATAGGAATTATTAAAGTGACTTTCTAAATTCATGTGAGGATTTAGTGGGGGGAGAACTCATGGGGAATCTAGTGGAGGAAATAGGCtacaaataaatcaataaatatttccagaattttcCTTTCCTATAGGCTATTTTATTTCATAAGTTGATCTTTACTTACACAGCTCAATATGTAGGAGATAAAGGCCATTTGAATACCTGAGTCTACTGAGAGTACGCAGCTTCCagactgtttttttgttggtggtgtttAAAAATCTCAATTACAAATGAGAGCATCTCATTACTTAGATGGTGAACACATTTTCCTCTGCGAACAGTGCAACAAAGAATGACTGAGAAGATCACAAATGATAGCTTCCACGGTCAGATCAAAAAAGCTGACCATGACGGCACTGGAGTATACTTAACCAGGACCATGAGTATAGAACAgacttaagtatttttttaattgactgaagatttttaaagtttaagcATCTGGAACAGGAGTTGGCaaactttctgtaaagggccacatagtaaatatCTTTGGCTTTGTTGGCCAAACCCTTTCTATTGCAGTGACCCCACCCTTCTTTTGTAGTAGAAAACAGACAATGTCAACAtctgtgttccaataaagctttTTTATACAAACAGGCTGAGtttggcccgtgggctgcagtttgccAACTCCTGATCTAGAATATTGATtggggagagagaaataaatgtgtTCTAGTTCTTAATCCCAAGAATACTTCTTGGaggccgagcacagtggctcacgcccataatcctatgACTTTGGGAGAccagaggcaggtagattgcctgagctgggaagttggagaccagcctgagcaagagcgagaccctgtgtctaaaaatagccaggtgttgttacatacacctgtagttccagctatttgggaggctgaggcaagaggatcacttgagcccaagagtttgaggttgctgtgagctatgatgctatggcactctactgagagcaacaaagtgagacaatgacttaagaaaaacaaaaaaaagaatacttcttgGCCCAGTATACTAgctatacctgtaatcctagcactctgagagaccaaggtgggaggacctcTTGTgttcagcagtttgagaccagcctgagcaagagctagacctgtctctactgaaaatagaaaaaataagccaggaGTGTTGGTACACATCTTTAgccccagctacatgagaggttgatgcaggaggatcactggagtctgggagtttgaggttgatgtgagctatgatgccactacactccagcctgggcaacagagctagaccctatctctatttaaAACAAGAGAATACTTACACCTTGGTTCAGCGAGTGTCATGAGAACAGGTAGTCCCTGATTTCTGTGATTGTGTTGGCAGCATAGATATCTTTTAGAGagtttatcttattttatctttgtttctgtCTGAAATGAAAATCTTGAAATCTGAGTCCTTGAAGGAGAGAAATGTAGCTGAAACTGGAAGCACCAAAATGCAAATAGGTCTGGGCTTAATAGCTTGATGACCTTAGAGAAGAAtgtcccagcctcagtttctctaacTAAGCTTTAGTGTCCCTTTATAGGATATGAGGAGATTGAACTTGACGTGGAATCTAAGATGCTTCTTGCTTTAAAGAGGATTCTGGTAGCAAGAAACTTCTACCACATCTGATTGTTCTCAAATCAGGAACTTcagatatattttctaaaaaatattttgctcAGAAAATTGTAGACATGGTAAAGTGACTGTTAAATGTGTTTATCTTTCAGGGGCTAAGATGGATCTTGTACTCAATGctgctgattattatttttttacgcCATACGTATATCCAGCCACGTGGCCAGAGGATGACATCTTCCGACAAACTATCAGTCTCCTAATTGTAACAAATATTAGTGCTTACATCCTTTATTTCGTCTGTGCAACACTGAGCTATTATTTTGTCTATGATCATTCATTAATGAAACATCCACAATTTTTAAAGGTAAGAGATTTTCTTACCTATTTTCTAACTATTATTACAGTAAAAAAAGATTGTGAGATTTTCAAATTAAACTAGTTATACATAATTGAATTTTTTTGAGACTAGCCCCAAATGAGTTAGATATTTTTGTGAGTATtaatccctctctccttcccttaaCTTAAGcaaatctagatttttaaaaaatctataaatctaGTATCTTATCTTCCTAGGTACACAGAAGAGAACATCTGTGCTGATATTGAAGAAATAAACATACACCTTTATgtcattattttgaatatatgACTTTTACAAACTGAAATATGTTTTTACCatgttttggattttttcctagttaggggattcaaattcagttttatttatttatttatttatttatttatttatttatttatttaacacagAGTCTAAGTATGTTGCCCTCaccagagtgccgtggtgtcacagttcacagcaacctcaaactcttgggcttaagccattctcttgcctcagcctcccatatagctgggactacaggtgcctgccacaacgcccggctgttttttggttgtacttgtcattgttgtttggcaggcccgggctggattcgaacccaccagctctggtgcatgtggctggcaccctagccactgagcttgAGGCGCTGAACCTCAAACTCAGTTTCAGAGTGGTTTAGAAATTACGTCTCCATTTCAGTTATTCGTATTTGTTACTTTAAGGACCAaccaagaaccaaaaaataggATGGGGATGGAAGTTAATTATGAAAGAAATGATTATTCCATCATAGAAGTTTAGAATACAGATAttgtttaaagaagaaaaatttcagaattttacatgttttttatttGCTCAGTAGAAAAGGAATGTCTTTCTTATCCATTtccatgtattaaaattttaataggggtggtgcctgtggctcaaaggaatagggcaccagccccatatgctggaggtggcaggttcaaacccagccccggacaaaaactggaaaaaaaaaattttttttttttaataggaacaGTTTGGAGGAAAGCTCTTTCAtataaaagagattttaaaaatccagttcaAAACAAATTTATGCTATTTTTGTACAACATAGATTTCGTAATTTTTAAGCATtggaaatttcattttcagaatcAAGTCTCTCGAGAGATTAAGTACAGTGTCCAGGCCTTGCCATGGATGAGTATTCCTACCGCGGGCCTGTTCCTGCTGCAGTTGAGAGGTTACAGCAAGTTGTATGATGACGTAGGAGAATTTCCAAATGGTAAGTGCCAAGCCAAAGTGGTCGGGTTTCTGtgcctctttgtttctttcttctcttctctttgcttttctttatttttttattttttttgagacggagtgtcACTCTggctccctgggtagagtgccatggcataatagctcacagcaacctcaaactcctgggattaagccaTCCCCTTcccttagcctctcgagtagctgggactacaggcgccaccacaacagctggctatttgtagacatgaggtctcactctagctcaggcaggtcttgaactcctgagctcaggcagtccacctgacTCGGCCTCtctgagtactaggattacaggtgtgagtcactggaAGCCTggtccttttttcttcttttaaaataattacaaattattcagattgtttttaaatgtgttattTCCTGTGTTCATGTCTTGCcatttatatacttttctttagttttgtttgtcAATTTTAAGTCTGTTGTAGATGAGATTGTGCCTGAAGGAAGACTGGAGTGATTAGCTCTACGTCccagcatttttctatttttgttactgAATTGAAACttctaaaaacaataacaacaacgtGAGTAGTATAGGTAATTgttgaaaatcagaaaataaagattaaaaccTTCTCATCCTCCTCCTTAGAACCGTGAATCTTTTGGTTTCTATCCTTCCTCTGTCTGTGCCTGTAGACTTCACTATTTACACCAATGAAGTCCTGCTATGCAGACTGATTCGGACCCTGAGGTTTTTTTCTCTTAGCAATATGTGTGCCCCTATTTTCATGACAGTAAATATTGATGTTATACAATAGtgacagtattttattttgtggaCATCCGTAATTTGGGGGAAGGATCTCTAAAAGTTAGACCTTCAGGTtgttagaatcattttttctttgaaaaacagtCCTGCAGTGACTAAATTCTTGTGAAGTGAATTTTAAGATACATTTTTAGTATCTAGTATATAGAAAGTAAGAGTaatagtatttattgagtgttgATATGTGCTAAACTCTTCCCATGTATGACAGTGCTAAACTCTTCCCATGTATCAGTCCAGTTTTTCTACAACAAATCTATGAGGTAGGTGTTATTACTATGCTACTTTTATAGGTAAGTAAATGAAGTATACGGAGAGTTTCAGTAACAAAGAGGGGTTGGATCTATGACTTGAGTGAACCCAGGTTTGCCAGCACCAATACCCATGAAGGAACAAAAAATTATGTATTAGGGTGATGAATTAGCTGGGCCTTGAAAAATAGGTAGGATTATGAGTAAAAATAGGGGGAGGGAGGGCGTTCTAGATTCTTGGAAAAGTAGGAGAGGAGGTACAGAGGTAAGAGCTCCAAGACACTGGGGGAACATTGAGTAACCAGCCCAGTTAGAGCTGAAGTACAGGAAGGATGAGGTTGGAAATACCAGCATGGGGTGAGTTATGGAGTGAATACTAGGCTTAAGGTATTAGTGGACAATAAAGTTTTAAGCAGGGAGATAATATGTCAAGATAGATTTTAGGAATAGTAACATGAATGAAATGAACTCAGTAATTTCAATAGTAAAGATGTCTTAAGAGTATCCTCTTCTGTCTCATCAACATCTTTATGGTTTAATTAAGAAATACTTAGGTGAGGTATTTCATGTACTTAATGAGAAGGTAATGAGGAAATGACCAGATTCCAGGGAGTCAAGGGAGATGAGTTTATATTGTTATAGTCTAGAATCCTATTTTTCACTTAGATGGACAGGTACGTAGTAAAAAGTAAACTCTAATCCTGGGAGCCCACTTTTGGTGACTCTGTTTGCTGTTCTCTCCTCCAGGCTGGTTCCAGGTACTGGTCAGTGTGgtgtctttcctctttttcactGACATGCTGATCTACTGGATTCACAGAGGCCTTCATCACAGGCTGGTATACAAGGTAGAGTCATTTGTAGGGGAAAGAAAATATACTACACAGTTCAACAACGTATGATTATCAGTTCTCTTCTCAGTTTCCAAGAATTTCCTCTCACTATATTAAACGCCCAAGTAGACATAGCCATGACAGGTATTATTAGCTTCATTTTGTTCATATTCTTCATGCATCTGCCTTAAAATTTTACTGTTTTGTGTTAAAAAAGAAgggcattttataaaatgattttgctaatttcaaaaggattttctagagggtggtgcctgtggctaaaggagtagggtgctggccccatatactggaggtggtgggtttaaacccagccctggccaaaaaaaaaaaatattttctagttagGTGATTTCCACCACATGAGTATAGAAAGCTAAGTGGAATGTTATAATGTTACACCTGGTAAAGTGTTGTGGTGCTAACTGTGTCCTTTTCTCCGTAGCATATACATAAACCTCATCATATTTGGAAGATCCCTACCCCATTTGCAAGTCACGCTTTTCACCCTGTGGACATCTTCCTACAAGGTCTACCTTACCATATATACCCTTTTGTTTTCCCATTACATAAGGTGGTTTATTTAGGTTTGTATGTCTTGCTTAATATCTGGACAGTTTCCATTCATGATAGTGATTTCCGTGTCCCCCAGATCTTAATGCCATTTATTAATGGCTCAGCTCATCATACAGACCACCACATGTTTTTTGACTGCAACTATGGACAGTATTTCACATTGTGGGACAGAATTGGAGGCTCATTCAAAAATCCTTCCTCCTTTGAGGGAAAGGGACCACTTAGTTATGTGAAGAAGTTGACGGAAGAAACGTGCAACAGCCATTCAGAAAAGggtagtaaaaatgaaaaattactcaATGGAGAATTTACAAAGACTGAGTAGATGATTGCCCAAttattcttaaatgtttttaataaggaaaaacaCTATGTACAGCCAAAATGCACAGCGTTGGTATCATGTGTAAATCAGCATTTTGAGTACTGCTGAGGAATGATTGTGAACGGTAATAAGAAGATGAAGTGAATACCAAGATTTTAATCTTGTGCTTAAAATACCAGATATTTATCCAAGGGACAACTTGTGTTTTTTTAGCCAGCACATCTGTTTGTACAGCCTCAAcagcaattttaaataaaatatataagaaggTAGGATTTATCTTTTGCCTTAATCCATCCATGTTCATTAGGAAAAATTTATTGTGCTTAATAATACTGAAACTAAGAACCGTAACTAAGAAATGCTAATATAAAGATCGTTCCTTGTTTCAGGAATGGTTAATTCTTTAGTATTGGCAGGATAATGACTGTTTATAGTGCTTTGTAAGCAGAAACATCAGTGTGACAAAATCTTGGGTATATTAGCCATGTAAGTGACCTGATTGATAGCAGGTGTATTAAGACTCTCATCTTCCTACACTTAGGaggctcattctttttttttttttttttttgtagatacagagtctcactttattgc is drawn from Nycticebus coucang isolate mNycCou1 chromosome 6, mNycCou1.pri, whole genome shotgun sequence and contains these coding sequences:
- the LOC128587584 gene encoding lathosterol oxidase-like, whose translation is MDLVLNAADYYFFTPYVYPATWPEDDIFRQTISLLIVTNISAYILYFVCATLSYYFVYDHSLMKHPQFLKNQVSREIKYSVQALPWMSIPTAGLFLLQLRGYSKLYDDVGEFPNGWFQVLVSVVSFLFFTDMLIYWIHRGLHHRLVYKHIHKPHHIWKIPTPFASHAFHPVDIFLQGLPYHIYPFVFPLHKVVYLGLYVLLNIWTVSIHDSDFRVPQILMPFINGSAHHTDHHMFFDCNYGQYFTLWDRIGGSFKNPSSFEGKGPLSYVKKLTEETCNSHSEKGSKNEKLLNGEFTKTE